TCTCGATATTGGTCAAGCTGTGATTCACAATACATTATCATTAGGAATACTTTTTGAAACTCCTAAAGGCAAAGAATCAGGTCCCATATTAAAAGACCTTCTATTTAAAGCTTACGAGTTGGAGATCCAAGCAAAATTCACTCCTATCCCAACTGACGATTATCAGAATTGGGTTGGGCTTCAAGGTAAGGATAGGTTTATCATTACGCTTCTTGGAAGGATGATCTCAGCAGAACAGATATCTTCAGTAACGGATATTATTACAGATCAAGGTCTAAACATTGAATCCATCAATCGACTAACAGGTCGTATTCCATTAGAAGAAATTGGAAATCTAGCAACAAATACAAAATCTTGTATTGTTCTAAGTGTTAGGGGCACTCCCCCGAATAAGGAAACGATGAATCTACGCTTCTTGGAATTAGCAAGAAATTTAGGAATTGATATTTCATTCCAAGAAGATAATCTATACAGAAGAAATCGACGACTTGTTTGCTTTGATATGGATTCAACCCTTATTCAAACCGAGGTGATCGATGAATTAGCTGTTAGAGCTGGTGTTGGGAAACAGGTCAAAGAGATTACTGAAAGTGCAATGAGAGGAGAAATTGATTTTAATGAAAGCTTTAAACAACGAATGGCTCTTCTGAAAGGCCTACCTGAATCTGAATTAGAAGATATCGCACGAAATCTTCCTATTACAGAGGGGGCTGAACGTCTCTTTAAAGTCCTTCGTCTTTTTGGATTTAAAACAGCCATTCTCTCTGGTGGATTTACCTATTTTGGGAATTATCTCAAAAAGAAACTTGATATAGACTATGTATACGCCAACGAGCTTGAGATTGTTCATGGGAAACTAACAGGAAACTATATAGGAGATATTGTTAATGGGAATAAGAAAGCAGAACTTATGAAGCTAATTGCTCAGTTTGAGAACTTAAATCTAAAACAGGTAATCGCAGTAGGTGATGGGGCCAATGATCTTCCGATGTTGAATCTTGCTGGATTAGGAATAGCATACCATGCCAAACCTAAAGTAAGACAAAATGCTTCTCAAGCTATTGACACTATAGGCTTAGACGGAATACTATATCTTCTTGGCTTCAATGATGCATTCATTGATAATTAACAGCTATTTTGTTTGACGCAAAAAAGAGGTCTCTGAATAATTCACAAAGACCTCTTTTTTTTACATCAAATCTTATGTTATCAAAATTTGAAAGTTAATATCATTAGTAACCCAGATCCTGGCCCTTATTTATTGCTTTAATTCCCTTTTTCATCCAACTTGGCTCTGGTGCCCCTTTAAGATAATGATCAAAGAACTGCATCATTCTTCTACTAAGATCCATACGGTCACCCCAAGCATCTGCACTTAGGTTATGAGGTTGGCCATTATACTGTAGCATCCATACGGGTTTTTGAAGTCGTCGCAATGCCATGAAATATTCAATTCCTTGATACCATGGTACAGCACCATCTTTATCATTATGCATAATTAATAGTGGTGTCTGAACCTTTGGGGCATAAAATACTGGAGAATTCTCAATATACTGCATTGGTTTTTCCCATAGCGTACCTCCAATACGACTTTGTGTTTGTTCGTATTGAAACTCACGACTTAAACCAGACCCCCAACGTATTCCACCATATGCACTAGTCATATTACTTACAGGTGCCCCTGCCATTGCAGCAGCAAACATATTTGTTTTAGTCACCAAATAGGCAGTTTGATATCCTCCCCAACTCTGTCCTTGAAGGGCCATTTTGTAACGATTAATATAATCATAACGCTCACACATTGAATAAGCACCACTAACAATAGCATCATATGAACTCTCTCCTGGATAGCCATCCCTATAAGTGATATCTGGAATAAACAACACATAATCATTACTTGGATAGAGCGACTTATTGATTGTCGATCGACTTGGTGCGGGAGTCCAAAATTGATGTAATTTATCCGCATAGCGTTCATAGAAATAGCACATCATTGGATACTTCTTCCCTTTCTCTATCTTTTCAGGTGTAATAAGAAGTCCTTTTAACGAATCTCCATTGAAGCTGACCCAAGAAACAAGTTCGCAATGTCCCCACTTAAATTTATCAATCTGCTCACCTAAATTTGTCTGCTTCTTTACATTGCCAAAAGTCATATTTGAGGCATAAAAATCAGGATAGATGCGATAGCTCTGTTTAGACCAACATAATACATCCGCATTTTTTGCTTTTCTTGGATACCCAAGCTTATAGTCACCCTTCATATAGGTCATCATTTTTAAGCTCTTTAGATCCAAATATGCATATGCTGTAGCCATTGTTTCATTATTAGTAACAGTAAACATTGGTGTATCATTCACATATTGCTCCTCTCTATCCAATTTTACATATCTATATGTTATTTTTTCACATCGACCATTCGTAATACGTTTGGGTGCTGTTTTATTTCTTAAATCAATTTTCCAAACATCATACTGGTCATATATATAGATAGATTGGTCTTTACCTAATCCCATCACCCCATAACTTGGCGGATCTGAAGGAGTATCATGTTGAACATCATAAAGAGGAACATCTATCTTTTTTGTTAGACAGAAGGTCTTTTGATGCTTTAAATCTTTGGAATAATAGCAACTATCTTGCCATTGATAATAAACAGCATACATTCCATCAGGACTAAGTCTGACATCTTCAATATTCTTAGCAACAAGCTGTTTCTCTCCATTTTTTAAATTATATGCATAATAATCACCTCCCCACATTGCCTTCCAACTATAGGACAAGCGATATGGTGAATTATCTAAACCTAGGGCATATGCACCAGATCCATTTCGAGGAATGTAAAAATTCAAACATGTGGAATCATTCATCAAAATGACCTTTGATTTTTTAACATCATACATAGCAACGAAAGATCGTTTCTTATCTTTTGATAAATTTATCAATTGTCGAGGTTGAATATCTTTATCTTTCCATGACCACAAGTCTAATTTGGCCTTTTCATTACTCATCAAACTATCTTTAGGCTCCTCTTTTTGTGGGTATTGAATCCCAAAAAACAGACGAGATCCATCTTTTGAAAAAGAAAGTGAACGATAGGTTGAAGGGACTAATTCTTGCTTTAAAAACTTAGAATCTGCTGTTGCAACAGAAGTCAATTTTTTCTTTTGTCCACTATACAAGTTGCATGAGTACGTCTTAATCTTAGTTGTATCTGAACTGAACAAATAAGCAACAGAGTTTCCTGATCGATCAATGACCACCTTTTGGAAATCAGCATGGTCTGCATTCTCTATTTCAGATATAATACCATTTGACAGATTTAAGTAATTTAATGTTGCTCTTTTTAAAGAATCATCCTGTTGCTGGACAAATGCTAACGCTGCACCGTTCTCAGACAATACAAAGCTACTTACTTTACGAATAATCGTAGTATCCAAGGATGTGGCATTCACTATATAAAGATTCTTCTTTGTGATTTTGCTCTTCTTCTTGTCCTTTTTTTTCTTGTCGGACTTATTCTTTTCTTTTTTCTTTTTGTCTTCTTTTTTCTTTTTGTCTTCTTTTTTCTTTTTGTCTAAAGAAACTTCAGAAATAAGAGCAATCCAACTATTCCCTTTCTTAGAAGAAGAATAAGTGGATGCCTCATTAATAGTAAGAAGGGAATCTTTTGAAATCGAATAAATTTTCACACTTGATTTAGGTGCTTTCTTCTTTGCAACTAATTTTACTCTTATCGAATCTAAAGGTGCTTTTTCTACAAAAACAATAGCATCATTATTTGGAAGAATATCACTTTTCTCTCCTCGGGCAAACTCATGTGTGACTTCTCCCTCAACAGGCTTTAAAATCAATGTCGCATCTCCATGATTTGGTTTAACTTGATATAAGATCCAAGCTCCATTATCAGAAATAGAGAAGCTACCAATACGTTTCCAATCAGGAAAATCATCGATAGACAAAGCCCTTTTCTGAGCAAAAAGAGATCCAATACTGATCATTCCCATACATAGGAATAGTAGTAGTTTTTTGTTCATGTCTTAGTTTTTCAATTATAATAAGTTCAAAATTAATCAAAAGAAATCTAAATAACAGACCTCTTTTGTAAAGAAAAGTTATAATAATTTAGGACTAAGATATCACAATCAATGTTGCAAGAAACAATAGGTTGTTAGAGATATCACAGAAAACCGTTTAGACTTTAGAACCATTCATGGTATTCTAATAATGATAGACAAAAAGTGTAGTCTAGATTCAGGAATCATAAACTATAATGAAACAATCTCAAAGTCGAGAAAATACAACAATTCAAATTCGCTAAATTAGAGCTCGTTATTATTCCCAGTCAAAAATGAGGATTTTATAATCTGACAATACTTCGGTGTTTTTTCATACAAATATCTGATATACAGTAATTTAGTTCTTATTTTATTTTGTTATATCATTAGTTTTCAGTATCTTAAAGGTTGGGAGATCACAATATTTAAGCTGATCACTGATGAAACAAAAGAGATATACTTCCTGTATTGAGAAAGCCCTTTACAAGATGTCAGATGTTGGACGAGTAAGACGTAATTTTATAATTGAGACATTTTGCCTATTCTTAAGCATTATAGGGAAAATAAATTTTTTGCAATTGGCTCGTTATGGCACCAAAAACGAACTGACCTATAGAAAACAATTTGCGAAGTCTTTTGATTTTATGGAATTTAATCGTCATTTACTCGAAGAGAATAAATGTTCTGAGTATGTAGTGGCATTTGATCCTTCATATATAAATAAGTCTGGTAAATGTACCCCAGGATTAGGAACTTTTTGGTCGGGTTGTGCTGGTAAAGCAAAACGAGGATTAGAGATTGGTGGTATTGCTGCAATTGATGTAGCAAAAAATACAGCCTTTCATCTTGAAGCAGTTCAAACAATATCAAAATCGTCTCAAAATCTTAATGATTGGTATATTGATGTACTTGTAAATAAAAGGGACTCAATAAAGACTATATCTAATTACCTTGTCGTAGATGCCTGGTTTTCAAATAAGAAATTCATAGATAGTATGATTGAACAACAGATGCAAGTTGTTTCTAGGCTTCGACGTAATGCTAATCTTAAATATTATTATACAGGAGAAAAAACAGGGAAACGAGGAAGACCTAAAACATATGGAGGTAAAGTGAACTGTAAAGAAATTGATAAAAAGTATTTTGATCTAGTAGAGCAGACTGGAACATATACACTATATTCTGCAGTTGTATATTCGGTTTCGATGAAAAGAAAAATACGTGTCGTATATATGGAATCACAAAACAGCAAAGGGACTCTTTCGTATAAAATATACTTCTCTACTGACACTGAATTAAAACCAGAAAAGATACTTCTTTATTACAAAAGAAGGTT
The Prolixibacteraceae bacterium DNA segment above includes these coding regions:
- the serB gene encoding phosphoserine phosphatase SerB, with translation MKNEREIILLNISGEDKPGLTSSLTHILGNYNATILDIGQAVIHNTLSLGILFETPKGKESGPILKDLLFKAYELEIQAKFTPIPTDDYQNWVGLQGKDRFIITLLGRMISAEQISSVTDIITDQGLNIESINRLTGRIPLEEIGNLATNTKSCIVLSVRGTPPNKETMNLRFLELARNLGIDISFQEDNLYRRNRRLVCFDMDSTLIQTEVIDELAVRAGVGKQVKEITESAMRGEIDFNESFKQRMALLKGLPESELEDIARNLPITEGAERLFKVLRLFGFKTAILSGGFTYFGNYLKKKLDIDYVYANELEIVHGKLTGNYIGDIVNGNKKAELMKLIAQFENLNLKQVIAVGDGANDLPMLNLAGLGIAYHAKPKVRQNASQAIDTIGLDGILYLLGFNDAFIDN
- a CDS encoding transposase, with the translated sequence MKQKRYTSCIEKALYKMSDVGRVRRNFIIETFCLFLSIIGKINFLQLARYGTKNELTYRKQFAKSFDFMEFNRHLLEENKCSEYVVAFDPSYINKSGKCTPGLGTFWSGCAGKAKRGLEIGGIAAIDVAKNTAFHLEAVQTISKSSQNLNDWYIDVLVNKRDSIKTISNYLVVDAWFSNKKFIDSMIEQQMQVVSRLRRNANLKYYYTGEKTGKRGRPKTYGGKVNCKEIDKKYFDLVEQTGTYTLYSAVVYSVSMKRKIRVVYMESQNSKGTLSYKIYFSTDTELKPEKILLYYKRRFQIEFIYRDAKQYTSLNHCQARCEKKLYFHFNMSMTSVNIAKMTDWLDNRNQVQTPFSLKNIKTINFNELMLNLFLSKFSVSANLKKIQKAVKEMRLYGTNVA
- a CDS encoding prolyl oligopeptidase family serine peptidase, whose protein sequence is MNKKLLLFLCMGMISIGSLFAQKRALSIDDFPDWKRIGSFSISDNGAWILYQVKPNHGDATLILKPVEGEVTHEFARGEKSDILPNNDAIVFVEKAPLDSIRVKLVAKKKAPKSSVKIYSISKDSLLTINEASTYSSSKKGNSWIALISEVSLDKKKKEDKKKKEDKKKKEKNKSDKKKKDKKKSKITKKNLYIVNATSLDTTIIRKVSSFVLSENGAALAFVQQQDDSLKRATLNYLNLSNGIISEIENADHADFQKVVIDRSGNSVAYLFSSDTTKIKTYSCNLYSGQKKKLTSVATADSKFLKQELVPSTYRSLSFSKDGSRLFFGIQYPQKEEPKDSLMSNEKAKLDLWSWKDKDIQPRQLINLSKDKKRSFVAMYDVKKSKVILMNDSTCLNFYIPRNGSGAYALGLDNSPYRLSYSWKAMWGGDYYAYNLKNGEKQLVAKNIEDVRLSPDGMYAVYYQWQDSCYYSKDLKHQKTFCLTKKIDVPLYDVQHDTPSDPPSYGVMGLGKDQSIYIYDQYDVWKIDLRNKTAPKRITNGRCEKITYRYVKLDREEQYVNDTPMFTVTNNETMATAYAYLDLKSLKMMTYMKGDYKLGYPRKAKNADVLCWSKQSYRIYPDFYASNMTFGNVKKQTNLGEQIDKFKWGHCELVSWVSFNGDSLKGLLITPEKIEKGKKYPMMCYFYERYADKLHQFWTPAPSRSTINKSLYPSNDYVLFIPDITYRDGYPGESSYDAIVSGAYSMCERYDYINRYKMALQGQSWGGYQTAYLVTKTNMFAAAMAGAPVSNMTSAYGGIRWGSGLSREFQYEQTQSRIGGTLWEKPMQYIENSPVFYAPKVQTPLLIMHNDKDGAVPWYQGIEYFMALRRLQKPVWMLQYNGQPHNLSADAWGDRMDLSRRMMQFFDHYLKGAPEPSWMKKGIKAINKGQDLGY